The DNA segment GATTGGGACTACAGCTGCTTCAACTTTGGTTACAGGTTTCAAAGACGGTTTAACTGCCGATGTTTATACAGTAACTCCTCTAAATAACGGATTGGTTACAGGTGGAATTTATGCAGATGCCCCTGCTCCAGGAACTGCTACAAAAGCAGCTACTGCATTAGCAGGATTAAACGCTGCTAGAGCTGCTTATCTAAGTATTTCTCCAGCATCTATGCCAGGTGGAATTGATCCAGGCGCAGGTGAACTAGGAGGGTTGACTTTGCCCGCAGGTGTTTATAAATCGAATAGTGGAACTTTTGACATAACGAATGGCGACCTTACATTGGATGCTAAAGGAGATGCCAATGCCATATTTGTTTTCCAATCAGCTTCTGCTTTGACAGTGGGTAATTCAGTACCAAGAAGTGTTAAATTGATTAACGGAGCCTTGGCTAAAAATGTATACTGGTATGTAGGAAGTGCAGCAGTTATTAACTACGCCGGTGGTGGAGTTATGACTGGAAATATTATCGCTAATTCTGGAGTGACTTTGTCTTCTCCTGCCAATAGTACCAATGCTAGTGTGACTACATTAAATGGTAGAGCGATATCGCTGGTGGCTTCGGTTACCATGGTCAATACCGTAATTAATGTGCCTAACTAAGGACTTGATTTTAAATATATAAAAAACACATCCCGTCTTAGGGCGGGATTTATTTTAACAAAATAAAAAACAAAAAAATGAAAGCAAAAGCTAATTTTAAAGAGGGTTTGTATAGTACATTGACCCCGAATAAACTGACACTTAAAAGCATTTTGATAGTTGCTTTGGTTTGGTTCAGTATCCAAGCGCCAGTTCAAGCACAAGAACTACAATATACAAAACCGTCTTGGTGGTTTGGTGTAGCAGGTGGTGCCAATTTTAATTTCTATGAAGGTTCAACTTATAAATTGAATTCTGATTTTACGCCTCCAGCCACTTTTCATGAAGGTAAAGGTGTCGGATTGTTTGTGGCGCCTCTTTTGGAATACCATCGTCCTGATACAAGATTGGGTTTTATGTTGCAAGCCGGATATGACAATCGTAAAGCCAAGTTTGATCAAGTGGTGACTCCTTGTGACTGTCCAGCCGATTTAAAAACGAATATCAGTTACATTACGGTAGAACCAAGTTTGCGTTTTGCTCCTTTTAAATCTAATTTGTATTTATTTGGAGGGCCTCGTTTTGCTTTCAATTTGGATAAATCATTCACTTATCAACTGGGAATCAATCCTGCTTATCCTAATCAAGCAGCAAGTCCTGAAGTGAAAGGCGATTTAAGTGATATCAATAAAACCATCATTTCGATGCAAATCGGATTGGGTTATGATATTCAGCTTTCGTCTCAAAGTAATAAAACACAATTTGTTCTTTCTCCTTTTGCTTCCTTCCATCCTTACTTTGGTCAAGATCCTCGTTCTATTGAAACTTTAAATATAACCACTATTAGAGCAGGGGTAGCACTTAAATTTGGTCAAGGACATTTAATCTCAGCGCCGGACGATAAAGTTGTAGTTATTGCAGATCCAGAAGTTGTTTTTTCTGTTAATGCTCCTGCAAATGCTCCTGCTCAAAGACGTGTTAGAGAAGTTTTTCCTTTGCGTAACTATGTTTTCTTTAATTTAGGTTCAACCGAAATCCCAAGTCGTTACAAACTTCTTAAAAAAGAGGAAGTAAAAGACTTCAGGGAAGACCAACTGGAAATGGTAACGCCAATAAACCAATCAGGTCGTTCAGAAAGACAAATGAATGTGTATTATAATGTAATAAACATTTTAGGAGATCGAATGGTAAAAAACCCATCAACAACAATTACTTTAGTAGGATCTTCTGAACTAGGTGCAAAAGATGGTAAAGGAATGGCAGAATCAGTAAAATTCTACTTGGTCAATACTTTCGGAATAAATTCTTCAAGAATTGCTACAAAAGGTCAGTTGAAACCAAATATTCCATCACTGCAACCAGGAGGAACATTGGAATTGGATTTGCTTCGTGAAGGCGATAGAAGAGTTTCCATCGAAAGCAGTTCTCCAGTATTATTGCTAGAATTTCAAAGTGGTCCAGATAAAAATTCATCAGATAGTGCAATTTTACTAGAAGCACCAATCGAAAGTTATGTGGTTTTTGATGTAAAAGGAGCCAACGAAGCTTTTTCTGTATGGTCATTACAAGTTAAGGATGAAAGCGGAAAAGTGCAATCTTTTGGTCCTTATACCCAAGAAAGGGTGAGTTTGTCCAGCAAATCTATCTTAGGCAATCGAGCTGAAGGAGATTATAAAATCACGATGACGGGTCAAACTAAAAGCGGTAAAGCCGTAACCAAAGAAACAACTGCACATATTGTGCTTTGGACACCAGCCAAAATAGATGAAGGTCTAAGATATAGCGTAATTTATGAATTCAACGAATCGAAAGCCATCGCTATCTATGATAAATACCTGACAGATGTCGTGGCGCCTAAAATTCCAATCAATGGAACGGTCATTATCCACGGTCATGCCGATATTATTGGAGATGATGCCTATAATTTAAAACTGTCCCAAGCTCGTGCCAACGATGTAAAAGATATTCTTGAAAAGGCTTTGGCCAAATTGGGCAGCACTAACGTTAAATTTGAAGTTAGCGGTTACGGAGAAGATCCGAGCCACTCTCCTTTTAGCAACAAGTATCCAGAGGAACGTTTTTATAATCGTACCGTTATTATTGATATCTTCAATTCGGGCAAATAGATTTAAATAATTTCAACAAGATTGCAAAAGGACAGGAACTTAAAAAAACCTGTCCTTTTTTTATGGAATACGTTTTTCAAATGTGTGAATTTTGTAATTAATACCAATAAATGTGTAACACAAAAAGCTTGAATGCTCCTCACCTTTACACTATAAACAATTCAAACAAAAGCAATATGAAAAAATTACCCGTTTATTTAATGATGATGGTGTTGTCATTGAGTATTTTGCCGTCCACAATTTTTGCTGCAGAAAAAAATACAACAGCTATTACAGCCAATACTAAAGAAGTGCCCGCTGAAGTAAAAGTGATGTACAACCGCCTGGAAGAAATAAAAACAATGGACAAATCTTCTTTGACTTCTGTCGAGAAGAAAGAGTTACGTAAAGAAGTACGTGCCATTAAAGCAAATTTAAAATCAACAGGTAATGGAGTGTATTTCTCTGTTGGTGCCATTATCATTATCATACTTTTATTGATTCTTCTTTTGTAGTGACTTTCAGTTATTTATAAAACTATAACAGTTAGTAAATGCTAATTTCAAATTATTGGCACAGTTGTTGGATTTTAAGATAATGTTGAACAACAAATGCTAATAAAAATAATAATTAAAAAACGTACAAAATGAAAATGTTAAAATTAATGACCTTGGGAATAATGATACTTTTTGCATCTAATTCGATAAACGCACAAATTTCTGTAAACGTAAATTTAGGACTACAACCATCTTGGGGACCAGTAGGCTATTCGTCCGTGGATTATTATTATATACCGGATGTCCAGTCTTATTATGACGTGAGAGCCACACAATTTATTTATCTAAGCAACGGAGCCTGGATTCGTTCCAGTCGTTTGCCCAATCAATACAGAAACTATGATTTGAACAGGGGTTATAAAGTTGTTTTGAACGATTATCACGGTTCTAGGCCTTATGATAATTACAAAAGCCATAAAGTAAAATATTACAAAGGTTATAAAGGGAAACCCCAACAATCTCTAGGAAATAGATACCATAAAAATGACAACCACGGTAATTACAACAAAGGAAATCAGGGTAATGGGAATCACGGTAACAAAGGAAATAATGGAAAAGGTAACGGAAAAGGACATTAAATCTTGAAAGTACATACTTTTAAATAATCAGGGTTGACTTTTTAAAAGTCAACCCTTTTTTTATGTCTAAAAACTTCACAATCAATTTAATCGTTTTCTGCAGTTCTAAAAAACTCGATATTTCTTGTTGAAGATATGTGTTTCAATCGTACCTTTGTGCCCGAAACATCGAGAAATAAAGGAGTTGACCGCATTGCGGTTTTTTCTGAATTCGAAAATTAAAATAGAATTCCAATTATCAAAAAAAGAATTCGACAATTCACATGAATACACATATTATGGCACATAAAGCAGGTTTTGTAAATATCATCGGAAATCCAAACGTGGGGAAATCCACCTTGATGAATGCCTTTGTGGGCGAAAGATTATCCATCATCACGTCAAAAGCGCAAACGACTAGGCATAGAATTTTGGGAATCGTAAACGGAGAAGATTTTCAGTTGATTTTGTCCGACACGCCTGGAATCATCAAGCCCGCTTACGAAATGCAGGAATCGATGATGAACTTCGTGAAATCCGCTTTTGAAGATGCCGATATCTTGATTTACATGGTCGAAATTGGCGAACAAGAACTGAAAGACGAAGCTTTTTTCAATAAAATCATCCATTCCAAGATTCCAGTTTTGTTGTTGTTGAACAAAATTGACAATTCCAATCAAGAGCAATTAGAAGCTCAAGTCTCTTTTTGGACTGAGAAAGTTCCTAATGCCGAGATTTATCCCATATCAGCCTTGCAGAATTTCAATGTTCCCGAAGTTTTCCAAAGAATAATTTCATTGTTGCCTGAATCTCCAGCCTATTATCCAAAAGACCAGTTGACGGACAAACCGGAACGTTTCTTCGTAAACGAAACCATTCGCGAAAAAATCTTGTTGAATTACAGCAAAGAAATTCCATACGCTGTAGAAATCGTGACCGAAGAATTCTTCGAAGACGAAAATATCATCCGAATTCGTTCCCTAATTATGGTGGAACGCGAAACCCAAAAAGGAATCATCATCGGCCACAAAGGTGCTGCCCTGAAACAAGTAGGAATGGAAGCCCGTGCCGACTTGGAGAAGTTTTTCGGCAAACAAATCCACATCGAATTGTACGTGAAAGTCAACAAAAACTGGAGAAGCAACGCCAATATGTTGAAAAGGTTTGGGTATAATCAGTAGTTGGGGCATAAAAAAATGAAAACAGAAAATTGGAAATTTAAGGTTATACTTTTTTATGTAGTTTGTGCTATTATAATTGGTTATCCTTTTTTTACAATTAAATATTTTGAATCACATACTGCGTTAAAGATTACTGCCAAATATTTATTGTTGCCAATTATAATCTGTTTATTAGTTATTCTTCCAAGATTTTATTTTAAAAAAGTCAAACCTCTTGACAAGGTAAAAAGATCTAAAACCAAAGAAAAATTTAGCGACTTCTTTTCAATATTGTTTATGTTAATTTGCTCCACAGGAATTTTTTTTGGAATTGCATTTTCTTTAATAATAACAACTAATAAAATTTTTGGAAAATCAGAAAGCGTAATAATTAGTCAGCCTATTGAAAAATGTACAGAAAATATCACAAAAAACGGAAGATTAAGGCATTATGTTGAATTTGAAAATCCAAAAACAAACGAAATAATTGTTTTAGAAGTCTATAAAAAATATAAAGTTGGAGACGTTTTTCAAAAGGAAATGAAGTATGGAGCTTGGGGAATACTATATTCAACAGAATAAAAATCTTCCTTTTTTTAGCCAGATTGCAACGGAAATCTCTCCAAGAAAAACTACGATTCCAAAATCTCCAAGAACTTCCCTTCTAATTCATTCATTTGTCCATTGCCTTTGAATCGGATTTGTTTGGCGATGAAGTAGAGCAAAAACCAAACGATAACCATAAGCAACATCACGATTAAATCCATTGTTGTTGGTTGTTTCAAAACATAGTTGGAGTAGGCGATGGTGCTAAAAATGATAAAAATCCCTGCCACCATAAAATGCAAGAACATAAAAAGCGTCCATAAAGTGGGTTCTGGACCAAACAATCCCCGGATATGGGTTTCGTTATTGTCTTTAGATTCCAATTCCAAGTGCAAATGCGGCGACCAATATTCGCGTTTCGCCTCGGGCATATTCATCCAAATGTGATTGTGCTTGATTTTTAGAGGACAATCTTCGGTGCAATTTGCTTTGTAATTTTCGAATTTTTGACGAACGGCCTCCAAGTTTCCCGGCACATCTTTGTAAAAACGCAAGCGAAGTCTGATTTCATTATTGGCATCCATAAGGGCAATTTTTTGGTTCGAAATGATTAATAGCACTGCAAAATAGTAAAAAAATTGATAGTATGGTATTTAACACTACCTTTGCAAAAAATTAAAATACTGCATTTTGGATTTATAAGTAATAGAAATTTAGGAAACTAGATTCTAAAATCTAAAATTTAATCGTCACCCTGAGCTTGTCGAAGGGCTAAAATTTACAAAAATGAATAATATTGTTGCGATAGTAGGAAGACCTAATGTAGGGAAATCAACCCTTTTTAATAGGCTGATACAAAGAAGAGAAGCTATTGTAGATTCAGTATCTGGGGTGACCCGAGATAGAAACTATGGTAAAAGCGAGTGGAACGGAAAAGAGTTTTCCGTGATTGATACGGGAGGATATGTTCGCGGATCGGATGACGTTTTTGAAGGCGAAATCCGAAAACAAGTAGAATTGGCCATTGACGAAGCTGACGTAATTATCTTTGTTGTCGATGTCGAAGAAGGCATTACGCCAATGGATGACGTTGTTGCGCGTTTGTTGCGTAAAGTGACCAAACCCGTTTTATTGGCCGTAAACAAAGTAGATAATGCGATGCGTGAAAAAGACGCCATCGAATTTTACAACCTTGGTTTAGGAGAATATTACACATTTGCCAGTATTTCAGGAAGTGGAACAGGAGATTTGTTGGATGCTTTGATCGAGGCCTTTCCAGAAAAACCAGAACCTGTAAAAGAAGAAGTGGTTTTGCCCCGTTTTGCAGTGGTTGGTCGTCCTAATGCTGGAAAATCAAGCTTTATAAATGCACTTATTGGCAAAGAAAGATTTATGGTTACCGACATTGCGGGAACAACTCGTGACGCCATTGATACTAAATTCGACCGTTTTGGTTTCGAATTCAACTTGGTGGATACTGCCGGAATTCGTCGTAAAGCAAAAGTGAAGGAAGATTTGGAGTTTTACTCCGTGATGCGTTCGGTTCGTGCTATCGAACACGCCGATATTTGTATTTTGGTAATCGATGCCACCCGTGGATTCGAAGGACAAGACCAAAGTATTTTTTGGTTGGCCGAGAAAAACAGAAAAGGAGTCGTGATTTTGGTAAACAAATGGGATTTGGTCGAAAAAGACACCATGTCAACCCGTGATTACGAAGAAAAAATAAGGAAAGAATTAATGCCATTTACGGATGTGCCCATTCTTTTTGTTTCGGCATTGACCAAACAACGTTTATTGAAAGCCTTGGAAGCAACCGTTCAAGTTTATGAAAACAGACAACAGCGTATTGCGACTTCAAAATTCAACGAATTTATGTTGAAGGTGATTGAAGCTTATCCGCCGCCAGCAACCAAAGGAAAATACGTAAAAATCAAATATTGCATGCAATTGCCAACAGCCACGCCTCAGTTCGTGTTTTTTGCCAATATGCCGCAATATGTCAAGGAACCCTACAAACGTTACCTCGAAAACAAGATTCGTGAAAACTGGGATTTCTCGGGTGTTCCAATCGATATTTATATTAGAGAAAAATAAAAAAAAACTAAATCCCGAGCAATCGGGATTTTTTTTGTCTTTTAGGTTGTGTAATGCTAATGATAAATGGTTCAATTGTATATTCACAGGTTTCTTCCTTTGTCACGCCCAGGATTTCAAGCACGGGCAATATAATTGAGACGCTTCCAGTGTGATAAGTAGCAAGAGAAAATATATAAATGTGTAAAACACAATTAAACCTTTGACAACATTTTTAGTCTTAACAAATCAATATCTTTCTTATGACCAAATTGCATTCTTTTTTATTGCTTTTGTTTTTTGTTTATTCTGCCAATGCCCAAAATGACATTGTGATTAAAGGAACTGTGTATGATATTAACACGCAAGTTCCATTAGAATTGGCCACGGTTTATTTTTCCAATGTCAAAGACTCTACAGTTATTGAGTATGCCACTACCGATAAAAATGGTATTTTTAAAATCAGTACCAAAAAATATGACAAGCCAGTTTTTATAAAGGTCAATTATATGGGGTATCAACCTTATGTTGAGGAACAAAATGCCCTTTTGGAAAACAAGGATTTCGGGAAATTATATTTGTTGCAAAACACAAAGGAATTGAACGAGGTTGTTATAAAAAGCGAAGCGCCACCCATCCGAATAAAAAAGGATACTTTAGAGTTTAATGCGGCTTCTTTCAAGGTGCGCCCAGATGCCAATCTTGAAGTTTTATTGAAACAATTGCCTGGATTTGAAGTGGACAGTGATGGAAAAATAACCGTAAACGGAAAAGAAGTAACCCAGTTCTTGGTAAACGGAAAGGCTTTTTTTGATAAAGATGGAGCCATTGCCCTGAAAAACTTGCCGGCAGAAATTATCAGCAAGGTTCAAGTATCTGATTTTAAAACCAAAAAAGAGGAATTGTCCAAGCAAGAATCCACATCTGATTATTCCAGTATCAATTTGACCATTGACGAAAAGAAAAACAAAGGCTACTTTGGGAAATTCTTGGCAGGATATGGTACGGATGATCGATATGAAACCAGCATGATTTTGAACTATTTCAATAATAAGCAAAAAATAAGCCTGTTGGCTTCCGCCAACAATATTAATGCACCGGGGTTTTCGCAGGATGAAGTATTTGACAGTATGGGCGGAGGACGAAATGCCAAAGGGAACAGCAAAACTGCTGGAAGTGGAAAAGGTATTACCGAATCTAATTTGGTTGGCTTTAATTATAACGATGAGTGGTCGAAACAATTACTGGCGATGGGAAGCTACAATTTTTCGAATTCGGTCAATAAAAACGAAAGTAATTCCAATCAAGTTGAATTGTCATCCACGGGCAATATTTTTACCAAAGCGGAGTCAAAGACTAGAAACGAAAGCACGGGAAACAAAGCCAATTTCGAATTTGAATATAAAATTGATCCAACGATGAGGCTTGTTGTTACACCAACAGTCAATCAAACTCGAACCAACAGTCATTCGGAATCTTCCAGTTTGTCCAAGGACATAAATGAGACAAAATTAAACGAAAGTGTCTCGGGATCCAATAAAGAAGGTAATTCTACTAATTTTGGAAACACAATAAACTTTAATAAAACCTTCGAAAAAAAATCTCGAAACTTGAGTTTTGTTTTTAGCAACAGTAATGCAAATAGTGATTCAGATGCTTTTAATAAGTCAAGTACTATTTTCCATAAAGGGGATAAAGAAGACATCTTCAGAGACCAAAATGGCAAGAGTAGCAATATAAGTGATTCGTATTCGGTTGATATTGAATATACTGAGCCTATAACGGATTCGTTGCGAATTCGATTGGGCTCTGATTTTGACTGGAATAATCAAGTAAATGACTTGAAAACCTACGATTTCGATGACATTTCCCATTCGTCTTCCACCTTAAATGATTTGCAGACTAATTATACGACTTCGAGACAAAACTCCATTACTCCAAAAGTGGGTATTAGTTTTGAAAAGAACAAATTCACTTTTAATTTGAATTCGAGTACTTCCATTATTGACTATGACAATCACTCTTTATATCTCGGTAAAGTTACCGATTTGAACCAGAAATATGTTTTGCCATTTGGAAGAGCACAAATCAGGTATAAATTGGATCGATCAAAATTCCTTACTTTGCGATATGATTATTCCAATAGTCTTCCCACATACAATCAGTTGATGCCAGTGGCAAATTTATCAAATCCTTTGAACACGAT comes from the Flavobacterium limnophilum genome and includes:
- a CDS encoding outer membrane beta-barrel protein — translated: MTKLHSFLLLLFFVYSANAQNDIVIKGTVYDINTQVPLELATVYFSNVKDSTVIEYATTDKNGIFKISTKKYDKPVFIKVNYMGYQPYVEEQNALLENKDFGKLYLLQNTKELNEVVIKSEAPPIRIKKDTLEFNAASFKVRPDANLEVLLKQLPGFEVDSDGKITVNGKEVTQFLVNGKAFFDKDGAIALKNLPAEIISKVQVSDFKTKKEELSKQESTSDYSSINLTIDEKKNKGYFGKFLAGYGTDDRYETSMILNYFNNKQKISLLASANNINAPGFSQDEVFDSMGGGRNAKGNSKTAGSGKGITESNLVGFNYNDEWSKQLLAMGSYNFSNSVNKNESNSNQVELSSTGNIFTKAESKTRNESTGNKANFEFEYKIDPTMRLVVTPTVNQTRTNSHSESSSLSKDINETKLNESVSGSNKEGNSTNFGNTINFNKTFEKKSRNLSFVFSNSNANSDSDAFNKSSTIFHKGDKEDIFRDQNGKSSNISDSYSVDIEYTEPITDSLRIRLGSDFDWNNQVNDLKTYDFDDISHSSSTLNDLQTNYTTSRQNSITPKVGISFEKNKFTFNLNSSTSIIDYDNHSLYLGKVTDLNQKYVLPFGRAQIRYKLDRSKFLTLRYDYSNSLPTYNQLMPVANLSNPLNTIIGNPNLNPNEKSSLNINYRNFDMRTRSGYTLFARGDYFNSEVVTIARFGDGGQKITEYKNVSGTYTTSVGGNWNQTIKKEAHVLRYGFGLNGNYSLDKGYTNAVLFDAISLKVTPRVYFSYDYGELLTVAPSYSLSYNETKYENTGKSNSSVVHRINLQTTNYWPKNWIFGNDFGYTYNSNLSGDFKKDFYLWNTSLSYGFFGKKMTLKVKVYDVLNQNQSAARSISATIIRDEENTVLKRYAMFSLAYKLGSFSGKEKRSRGGARSREMGGGDGMD
- the der gene encoding ribosome biogenesis GTPase Der yields the protein MNNIVAIVGRPNVGKSTLFNRLIQRREAIVDSVSGVTRDRNYGKSEWNGKEFSVIDTGGYVRGSDDVFEGEIRKQVELAIDEADVIIFVVDVEEGITPMDDVVARLLRKVTKPVLLAVNKVDNAMREKDAIEFYNLGLGEYYTFASISGSGTGDLLDALIEAFPEKPEPVKEEVVLPRFAVVGRPNAGKSSFINALIGKERFMVTDIAGTTRDAIDTKFDRFGFEFNLVDTAGIRRKAKVKEDLEFYSVMRSVRAIEHADICILVIDATRGFEGQDQSIFWLAEKNRKGVVILVNKWDLVEKDTMSTRDYEEKIRKELMPFTDVPILFVSALTKQRLLKALEATVQVYENRQQRIATSKFNEFMLKVIEAYPPPATKGKYVKIKYCMQLPTATPQFVFFANMPQYVKEPYKRYLENKIRENWDFSGVPIDIYIREK
- a CDS encoding OmpA family protein; the encoded protein is MKAKANFKEGLYSTLTPNKLTLKSILIVALVWFSIQAPVQAQELQYTKPSWWFGVAGGANFNFYEGSTYKLNSDFTPPATFHEGKGVGLFVAPLLEYHRPDTRLGFMLQAGYDNRKAKFDQVVTPCDCPADLKTNISYITVEPSLRFAPFKSNLYLFGGPRFAFNLDKSFTYQLGINPAYPNQAASPEVKGDLSDINKTIISMQIGLGYDIQLSSQSNKTQFVLSPFASFHPYFGQDPRSIETLNITTIRAGVALKFGQGHLISAPDDKVVVIADPEVVFSVNAPANAPAQRRVREVFPLRNYVFFNLGSTEIPSRYKLLKKEEVKDFREDQLEMVTPINQSGRSERQMNVYYNVINILGDRMVKNPSTTITLVGSSELGAKDGKGMAESVKFYLVNTFGINSSRIATKGQLKPNIPSLQPGGTLELDLLREGDRRVSIESSSPVLLLEFQSGPDKNSSDSAILLEAPIESYVVFDVKGANEAFSVWSLQVKDESGKVQSFGPYTQERVSLSSKSILGNRAEGDYKITMTGQTKSGKAVTKETTAHIVLWTPAKIDEGLRYSVIYEFNESKAIAIYDKYLTDVVAPKIPINGTVIIHGHADIIGDDAYNLKLSQARANDVKDILEKALAKLGSTNVKFEVSGYGEDPSHSPFSNKYPEERFYNRTVIIDIFNSGK
- the era gene encoding GTPase Era, translating into MAHKAGFVNIIGNPNVGKSTLMNAFVGERLSIITSKAQTTRHRILGIVNGEDFQLILSDTPGIIKPAYEMQESMMNFVKSAFEDADILIYMVEIGEQELKDEAFFNKIIHSKIPVLLLLNKIDNSNQEQLEAQVSFWTEKVPNAEIYPISALQNFNVPEVFQRIISLLPESPAYYPKDQLTDKPERFFVNETIREKILLNYSKEIPYAVEIVTEEFFEDENIIRIRSLIMVERETQKGIIIGHKGAALKQVGMEARADLEKFFGKQIHIELYVKVNKNWRSNANMLKRFGYNQ